The following is a genomic window from Shewanella avicenniae.
AGCGGCAACTGCACATGAAGCAGGTGATATCATCGTACGTGCAGGTGCAGTAGTGGTTGCGCCAAATGAGTCCAGTGCTAACGTTGTTACCCCAGACTTGGGTGATCTGGGTGAGTTTGATGTCAGCAACAATACTCAACTGGGTTTGAATTTTGGTTACATGTTGACCGATAACATTGGTGTGGAACTGCTGGCGGCAACGCCATTCAGCCATGATGTGAAACTTGCAGGGATGAAAATCGCTGAAACTAAACACCTGCCACCAACCTTAGTTGTTCAGTATTACTTCGGTGATGCACAATCAAAAGTGCGCCCATACATCGGTGCTGGTATCAACTACACCAACTTTTTCGATACTAAGTTCACTAACGACTTAGGCGGCAAGCTGTCTAACCTGTCAATGGAAAACTCTTGGGGTCTGGCCGGTCAAGTAGGTCTGGACTATCAAGTGACTGACAAGCTGCTGGTGAACGCATCTATTTGGTACGCTAAAATCGATTCAGACGTGTCATTTGATTACGCTTACGGTGATGCGAATGAAAACACCGCCGCAGTGACCATCGCTACTGATATCGACCCATGGGTCTACATGGTGAGTGTGGGTTACGTATTCTAATATCGCGGGGGCGATAACAAAAAAGGCGCTAATGAGCGCCTTTTTCTTTTAACGTTTTTTCTTCTGCTTCCAGTGACGCGTGTTGTAGATGTACTCCGGCAACAATCTCGTTAACCATGCCACTGTGTACCAACGTTTAGTCACGACCACGCTACGCTTTCTTTTGAGTAGCGCTTTTACCGTTTGGCGGGCAACTTCTTCAACCGGCGATAACCACAGCTGAGAATGCTGCATGGCAGCCTTATCTAATAAACCAAGTTGAATATCGGTGATATCAATCGGCAGTTTCAAGCGCTGCGCATGCATCGACAGCCCTTCGAGATAGTTAATTGCGAATGCTTTCGCAGCATGGAACGCCACACTCGGTCCACCACGAAGACCGGCAATCGATGTAATTGCTGCCAACTGGCCATAACCTTGTTCGCGAAATAGGCGAAAGAAGGTATTGCACACAGCGGCAAAGCCTTTGACGTTAACATCGATAATTTCGTCTTCAAGTTGCCATGGCAGGTCGGGATGATAGGAGTTCAACCCAGTGTTGACCAATACTAACTGTGCACCACCGACCTGCTGCCATACTTGTTGTAACTGATCGATAGTGTGTGCGGCATCGGCAATGTCGAGCGGAAATACTTGGGTAGAATCTGGTAACTGACTGACGAGGTCATCCAACGTCTCAGGCGCAGCAGCCAAGAGGACTAACTTCATCCCCGCCGCTGAAAGTTGTTTGGCAATCTCCTTGCTCAACATTGAACTGGCGCCTACCAGAATTGCAGTTGTTTCAGTCATGGTTTCAACGTGATAGAAAATAAAGTCACATGATAGAAGTATGCTGATAACACCTCAAGAAATAAACATGGATGTATAGACATCCAGAAGTCTTTATGTATGATCTAGACTTAATAGGTTTCGGTGCCTGGGTGAGGATATTCTGCCCCCTGTGACACACTGAAATCTCCATTTTTGTCTTGGCGCGATGGCGCTATTCGATGCTGTAGAGGCGAACGATGCCCGTAAAAGTACCTGATAATTTACCTGCTGCCAGTATTCTTGAATCTGAAAACATCTTCGTGATGTCAGAGACTCGGGCGGCCAATCAGGATATCAGACCGATGAAGGTGCTGATCCTCAATCTGATGCCTAATAAAATCGAGACTGAAACCCAGCTGCTGCGACTGCTCAGTAACACACCATTGCAGATCGATATCGATTTGCTGCGTATTCATGACCGTGAGTCAAAGCATACGCCTATGGATCACTTAAATACCTTCTATCGTGATTTTGAAGATATCAAACACAAAAACTACGACGGGTTGATCATCACTGGTGCGCCGTTGGGGCAGTTAGACTTTGAAGATGTGATTTATTGGGATCATATCAAAGAGGTGATTGATTGGTCGCAGACTCACGTCGTGTCAGTGCTATTCCTGTGTTGGGCTGCGCATGCGGGTTTATTCCACCTTTATGGTTTGAAACGCAAGATCATGGAGCGCAAGTGTTCTGGGGTGTTTGAGCATCAGCGTATCAAAGCACATGTACCACTTTTGCGTGGCTTTGATGATGTGTTCTATGCACCACACTCCCGTTACGCGCAGATGGATGTTGAAGAGTTAAAGGCAGATCCTAACCTCACCGTATTGGCTGAGTCAAAAGAGGCGGGCGCCTATATTGTCATTAGTAATGACAACCGCAACTTGTTTGTCATGGGGCACCCTGAGTATCGCAAAGGCACATTGCGCGATGAGTACTTCCGCGATTTAGAAGCCGGTATCAATCCTGAGGTGCCTGCGAACTACTTCCGTGATGATGACCCGACTAAAGAACCGATTGGTCGCTGGTTCGGTCATGGCAATTTACTGATCAGTAACTGGCTCAACTACTATGTGTACCAGCTGACACCGTATGACTTGAGTGATTTAAGCGCAATAACCCCGTGGGAAAAGGCATAGCCGATAGCGTTTTGATTAAACGCAAATGCCCTCGTCGGTGGATACTATGAGGGTAGTTATCGTATTAAGCGGTGAAAACAAAAACGGCTTCCTCATGAAAGCCGTTTCATTATGCGTGTAACACTTATTAGCGTTTCAGTGATTCGCTCAGTTGTGGGCGGAATTTTTTCACCAACAGTGCAGTAGCTTTTGGACCACCGGCGACGATGTTGCCGCTGATCAGGTAGTTGTGACCACCCGACAATTCAGCCACAGTACCGCCCGCTTCACGCACGAGTAGATCGCCAGCCGCGATATCCCAAGGTTTCAGACCAATTTCGAAGAACGCATCCACACGACCTGCAGCCACGTAAGCCAAATCCAATGCTGCTGAACCCGCGCGACGAATATCGGTACATGAGGCAAATGCTTCAGCAAACAGCTTCATGTAAGTTTCGGTGTGTTGACGTGCTTTAAATGGGAAACCAGTAGCCACTAAGCTTTTGCTCAGGTCATTTGGGTTGTTAGCACGAATACGGAAGTCGTTCAGTTTAGCGCCTTGACCGCGTACAGCTGAGAACAGCTCTTCACGGACTGGGTCGTAAACGATTGCCACTTCAGTTTTGCCTTTAACTTGTAAAGCAATAGAAACGGCGAAGTGAGGTACACCATTAACGAAGTTATTGGTGCCATCCAGCGGATCGACAATCCACAAATAATCATTATTTGAACCACGGCTCTCACCGTTTTCTTCACCCACGATGCTGTGATCTGGGTATGATTTGCGAATTTGCTGAACAATGGCAGCTTCTGCTTCTTTATCAATATTTGATACGAAATCGTTAATACCTTTGGTATCAACTTGTACGCGGTCTAATTCGTTAAAACCACGCATGATAATCTGGCCTGCGGCGCGAGCAGCGCGCACACCAATGGTAAGCATTGGATGCATTGCAATCCCCTGGATGTGAAAGAACGGTCAAAAAAACGCGCGTATTATACATGAGAGGAAAGTTATATCAAATACCGATTTTTGTGTGAGCAATGGTGCGGGTCTGTGATAGGATGCAGCCTCTTATTTTTACATCAATATTAAGTCGTCAAATGCTAAGCAATATTCGGGTTGTGCTAGTGGGAACTACTCACTCAGGCAACATAGGCTCAGTCGCTAGAGCCATGAAAACTATGGGGTTGTCATCTTTATATCTGGCAGAGCCAAAAGTTACGCCAGACGGTCAATCAATTGCATTGGCTGCGGGTGCCTCCGACATCCTGAAGGACGCGGTTACTGTTGATAATATGGCTGAAGCCATCAAAGATTGTTCGTTAGTGATCGCAACTAGTGCGAGAAGTCGTACATTGGAGTGGCCTGTGCTGGAACCTCGTGAGGCGGCAAAAAAATTGGTAGAGCAGAGCGCCAATGGTAACGTGGCCATCGTGTTTGGGCGTGAGCGGAATGGCCTAAGCAATGAAGAGCTGCAGATGTGCCACTACCACCTTGCTATTCCTGCCAATAGTGAATACAGCTCGCTTAATTTGGCGCAAGCGGTGCAGATTGTTTGTTATGAAACACGCATGGCCTATCTCGATACGCAGAACCAACCTGAAGAATCGACCGATGTTGTTGAATATCCTTCAGTTGACGATCAAGAACGTTTCTACGAACATCTACAGCGGACGCTTACTAATACAGGCTTTATTATTAAGAATCACCCCGGCCATATTATGCAAAAACTGCGTCGCTTGTTTAGTAAAGCCAGAATTGAAGCGCCAGAAATGAATATTCTGCGTGGCATTCTTACGTCAGTCGATAAAGCCACACAAAAACAAAAATCAGAAGAGTAGTTCGAGGAACATATGGGTGTGATATCAAGACTCAAAGAGGATATTCAGTCCATCTATCACCGTGACCCAGCGGCGCGTAGCGCGTTGGAGATTTTGCTTAACTACCCCGGCATGCATGCGATTTGGTTACACCGAATTAGCCACAAGCTATGGAAAGCGAAATGGTGTTTCCTCGCTCGCTGTTTATCGACATTTTCCCGTTGGTTGACTGGGGTTGAGATCCATCCCGGCGCGACCATTGGCCGCCGCTTTTTTATCGACCACGGTATGGGCATTGTGATTGGTGAAACCGCCGAAATCGGCGATGACTGCACCCTCTATCATGGCGTGACTCTCGGTGGTACCACATGGCAAGCCGGTAAACGTCACCCGACACTGCAAAATAACGTGGTAATTGGTGCGGGTGCTAAGGTGCTCGGGCCTATCACCATGCACGACGGTGCGCGCGTTGGCTCCAATTCAGTGGTGGTAAAAGATGTACCTGCCAACACCACTGTGGTGGGTATCCCCGGTCGAGTGGTCACGCTCGGCACGCCACAATCAAAAGAGAAAACAGAACGTCGCAGTGCGATGGCAAAGAAATATGGCTTCGATGCCTATGCGGTGTCACCGGATAACCCAGACCCTGTCGCTAATGCGATTGGGCAGATGCTCGACCACATGCATTTGATGGATTCCAAGTTACAAGATTTGTGTGAAGCCATGAATGAGATGGGCGGTCATATCTGCACTGAAAAGCTGCCAGAGATTGATGTGGGTGACTTCTGTGAAGCGGAATTAGCTGCCGCAGAAAAACGTAAACAAGTGATGGATGCATTTGATCCTGAGATCTAGCCATTTATGTAACTAATTGAGGCTATTTCTCGTTGAAACACCGTCGGTAAAAGAGTTAAATACCCAACAAATCTGCAAGGGTATTGTCGCGATAGGCGATAAAATAACCTACTATAATGCAGGGTTTTATACTTGACTAGATTAGTAGGATATGGTCAAATTTAACCATCTTATTATCGCCATGGTGTTTATATGAAGCTGACATCCAAAGGCCGTTACGCGGTGACTGCAATGCTTGATGTTGCAATTCATTCGGCGAACGGGCCAGTACCACTGGCAGACATTTCTGAACGTCAAGGGATCTCTCTGTCCTATTTAGAACAGTTGTTCGCTAAGCTACGTAAAAAAGGCTTAGTTGCCAGCGTCAGAGGTCCAGGTGGTGGATACCGTTTGGGTAAAGATGCGGCTGAGATTTCCGTGGCGATGGTGGTCAACGCAGTTGACGAGTCAGTTGATGCGACACGTTGCCAAGGACAAGCCAACTGCCAAAGTGGTACACGTTGCTTAACTCACTCTCTGTGGGGGGATTTGAGTAAGCAGATTTCTGAATTTTTAAACGGCATCAGTCTTGCCGCATTAATGCAGAAACGCGATGTGCAGTACATCTCGGTTAAACAAGATAAGATGCATCAGGAACAGCAAAGGATCAGCGCCTGAACCTTTGTTGACAATTAATATAAAAGTACGTGGTATGTAGCCTCGGCGGAGACTGCTAAGTACGGAGTGTGTAATGAAACTTCCTATTTATTTGGATTATGCCGCAACAACGCCTGTGGACCCTCGTGTTGCACAGAAAATGGCACAGTACATGACGATGGATGGTATTTTTGGTAATCCAGCGTCCCGTTCTCACCGTTACGGATGGCAGGCTGAAGAAGCCGTAGACATCGCCCGTAATCAGATTGCAGATCTGCTCAACGCTGACCCGCGTGAGATTGTGTTCACCTCAGGTGCTACCGAATCTGACAATTTGGCTATCAAAGGTGTAGCTAACTTTTATCAGAAAAAAGGTAAGCACATCATCACCAGCAAAACCGAGCATAAGGCGGTTCTGGACACTTGCCGTCACCTTGAGCGTGATGGTTATGACGTGACCTATCTTGAGCCTGAAAGTAACGGTTTAATTCCGCTGGAACGAATTGAAAACGCCATGCGCGATGACACCATTTTGGTGAGCATCATGCATGTAAATAACGAAATCGGTGTGATTCAAGATATCGCTGCGATTGGCGAACTGTGCCGTAGCAAAGGCGTGGTATTCCACGTGGATGCGGCGCAAGGTGCGGGTAAAGTTGCGATTGACGTGCAAGCACTGAAAGTTGATTTAATTTCGCTGTCTGGCCACAAAATGTATGGCCCTAAAGGTATTGGTGCACTGTATGTTCGCCGTAAGCCTCGTATCCGCCTCGAAGCGCAAATGCACGGCGGTGGTCATGAGCGCGGTATGCGCAGTGGTACATTACCAACCCACCAAATCGTGGGTATGGGTGAAGCCGCGGCTATCGCAAAATCTGAGATGGAAAGCGACAATGCGCGTATCCATGCGTTGCGTGACAGACTGTGGAACGGTATCAAAGATATCGAAGAAACTTATGTAAACGGTGATATGGAACACCGCGTGAGCGGCAGTTTGAACGTAAGTTTCGCTTACGTTGAAGGTGAATCATTGATGATGGCGCTGAAAGATTTGGCGGTATCTTCAGGTTCAGCTTGTACTTCTGCCAGCTTAGAACCGAGCTATGTGCTGCGTGCACTGGGTCTGAACGATGAAATGGCGCACAGCTCAATCCGCTTCACTGTCGGTCGTTTCACGACTGAAGAAGAGATTGATTACGCGATTGCCACCATCAAAGAGTCAATCGGTAAGCTAAGGGAGATGTCTCCATTGTGGGAGATGTTCAAGGATGGTGTTGACCTGAACCAAGTGCAGTGGGCTGCCCACTAATTTCCCGCAGACGAATTAAATTTGGAGCAATATCATGGCGTACAGTGAAAAAGTGATTGACCATTACGAGAATCCTCGCAACGTTGGCTCGTTTGACAAAGATGATCCGTCAGTAGTGACTGGTATGGTCGGCGCCCCAGCATGTGGTGACGTAATGAAGCTGCAATTGAAAATCAATGCTGATGGCATTATTGAAGATGCACGTTTTAAAACTTACGGTTGCGGCAGCGCGATTGCCTCTAGCTCACTGGTAACTGAGTGGGTTAAAGGTAAGAGTGTTGAAGAAGCGGCAACCATCAAGAACACCGACATCGCGGAAGAGTTAGCGTTACCGCCAGTGAAAATTCACTGCTCAATTTTGGCAGAAGATGCCATTAAAGCCGCACTGGAAGAGTACAAGACCAAGAAAGCCTAACCAAAATCGGGAGTTAATATGTCGATTTCGATGACACCTGCAGCCGCAGACCGCGTCAAATCTTTTCTGGACAATCGCGGAAAAGGGATCGGTTTACGCTTAGGGTTAAAGACTTCCGGTTGTAGTGGTATGGCCTATATCCTCGAGTTCGTTGATGAACTGAACGAAGATGACGAGGTGTTTGACATCAATGGCGTCAACATCATTATTGACGCCAAGAGTTTAATTTACCTCGACGGGATTGAACTAGATTTCGTCAAAGAAGGCCTGAATGAAGGTTTTCAGTTCAATAATCCTAATGCTAAGGGTGAGTGTGGTTGCGGTGAAAGCTTCACTGTCTAACCTGCTCACTGTGCAATAGAGCGCTGTATGAACTACTTCGAGTTGTTTGATTTACCAGCGGCATTTGAGGTTGATGTCGCTGATCTTTCTGCCCGCTATCGTGAGCTGCAAAAAGCGGCTCATCCAGATAGATTCGCTAACGCCAGTGAACAGCAAAAGC
Proteins encoded in this region:
- a CDS encoding IscS subfamily cysteine desulfurase, which encodes MKLPIYLDYAATTPVDPRVAQKMAQYMTMDGIFGNPASRSHRYGWQAEEAVDIARNQIADLLNADPREIVFTSGATESDNLAIKGVANFYQKKGKHIITSKTEHKAVLDTCRHLERDGYDVTYLEPESNGLIPLERIENAMRDDTILVSIMHVNNEIGVIQDIAAIGELCRSKGVVFHVDAAQGAGKVAIDVQALKVDLISLSGHKMYGPKGIGALYVRRKPRIRLEAQMHGGGHERGMRSGTLPTHQIVGMGEAAAIAKSEMESDNARIHALRDRLWNGIKDIEETYVNGDMEHRVSGSLNVSFAYVEGESLMMALKDLAVSSGSACTSASLEPSYVLRALGLNDEMAHSSIRFTVGRFTTEEEIDYAIATIKESIGKLREMSPLWEMFKDGVDLNQVQWAAH
- a CDS encoding SDR family NAD(P)-dependent oxidoreductase, encoding MTETTAILVGASSMLSKEIAKQLSAAGMKLVLLAAAPETLDDLVSQLPDSTQVFPLDIADAAHTIDQLQQVWQQVGGAQLVLVNTGLNSYHPDLPWQLEDEIIDVNVKGFAAVCNTFFRLFREQGYGQLAAITSIAGLRGGPSVAFHAAKAFAINYLEGLSMHAQRLKLPIDITDIQLGLLDKAAMQHSQLWLSPVEEVARQTVKALLKRKRSVVVTKRWYTVAWLTRLLPEYIYNTRHWKQKKKR
- the suhB gene encoding inositol-1-monophosphatase, which codes for MHPMLTIGVRAARAAGQIIMRGFNELDRVQVDTKGINDFVSNIDKEAEAAIVQQIRKSYPDHSIVGEENGESRGSNNDYLWIVDPLDGTNNFVNGVPHFAVSIALQVKGKTEVAIVYDPVREELFSAVRGQGAKLNDFRIRANNPNDLSKSLVATGFPFKARQHTETYMKLFAEAFASCTDIRRAGSAALDLAYVAAGRVDAFFEIGLKPWDIAAGDLLVREAGGTVAELSGGHNYLISGNIVAGGPKATALLVKKFRPQLSESLKR
- the ompW gene encoding outer membrane protein OmpW, whose protein sequence is MDKKIISGIIAAVLFSAAGAATAHEAGDIIVRAGAVVVAPNESSANVVTPDLGDLGEFDVSNNTQLGLNFGYMLTDNIGVELLAATPFSHDVKLAGMKIAETKHLPPTLVVQYYFGDAQSKVRPYIGAGINYTNFFDTKFTNDLGGKLSNLSMENSWGLAGQVGLDYQVTDKLLVNASIWYAKIDSDVSFDYAYGDANENTAAVTIATDIDPWVYMVSVGYVF
- the cysE gene encoding serine O-acetyltransferase, with the translated sequence MGVISRLKEDIQSIYHRDPAARSALEILLNYPGMHAIWLHRISHKLWKAKWCFLARCLSTFSRWLTGVEIHPGATIGRRFFIDHGMGIVIGETAEIGDDCTLYHGVTLGGTTWQAGKRHPTLQNNVVIGAGAKVLGPITMHDGARVGSNSVVVKDVPANTTVVGIPGRVVTLGTPQSKEKTERRSAMAKKYGFDAYAVSPDNPDPVANAIGQMLDHMHLMDSKLQDLCEAMNEMGGHICTEKLPEIDVGDFCEAELAAAEKRKQVMDAFDPEI
- the trmJ gene encoding tRNA (cytosine(32)/uridine(32)-2'-O)-methyltransferase TrmJ, giving the protein MLSNIRVVLVGTTHSGNIGSVARAMKTMGLSSLYLAEPKVTPDGQSIALAAGASDILKDAVTVDNMAEAIKDCSLVIATSARSRTLEWPVLEPREAAKKLVEQSANGNVAIVFGRERNGLSNEELQMCHYHLAIPANSEYSSLNLAQAVQIVCYETRMAYLDTQNQPEESTDVVEYPSVDDQERFYEHLQRTLTNTGFIIKNHPGHIMQKLRRLFSKARIEAPEMNILRGILTSVDKATQKQKSEE
- the iscA gene encoding iron-sulfur cluster assembly protein IscA, which encodes MSISMTPAAADRVKSFLDNRGKGIGLRLGLKTSGCSGMAYILEFVDELNEDDEVFDINGVNIIIDAKSLIYLDGIELDFVKEGLNEGFQFNNPNAKGECGCGESFTV
- the iscU gene encoding Fe-S cluster assembly scaffold IscU, encoding MAYSEKVIDHYENPRNVGSFDKDDPSVVTGMVGAPACGDVMKLQLKINADGIIEDARFKTYGCGSAIASSSLVTEWVKGKSVEEAATIKNTDIAEELALPPVKIHCSILAEDAIKAALEEYKTKKA
- the iscR gene encoding Fe-S cluster assembly transcriptional regulator IscR → MKLTSKGRYAVTAMLDVAIHSANGPVPLADISERQGISLSYLEQLFAKLRKKGLVASVRGPGGGYRLGKDAAEISVAMVVNAVDESVDATRCQGQANCQSGTRCLTHSLWGDLSKQISEFLNGISLAALMQKRDVQYISVKQDKMHQEQQRISA
- the metA gene encoding homoserine O-acetyltransferase MetA; the encoded protein is MPVKVPDNLPAASILESENIFVMSETRAANQDIRPMKVLILNLMPNKIETETQLLRLLSNTPLQIDIDLLRIHDRESKHTPMDHLNTFYRDFEDIKHKNYDGLIITGAPLGQLDFEDVIYWDHIKEVIDWSQTHVVSVLFLCWAAHAGLFHLYGLKRKIMERKCSGVFEHQRIKAHVPLLRGFDDVFYAPHSRYAQMDVEELKADPNLTVLAESKEAGAYIVISNDNRNLFVMGHPEYRKGTLRDEYFRDLEAGINPEVPANYFRDDDPTKEPIGRWFGHGNLLISNWLNYYVYQLTPYDLSDLSAITPWEKA